In Bacteroidota bacterium, a single window of DNA contains:
- a CDS encoding DUF2752 domain-containing protein, which translates to MSLTNGDFIGAFTLNPFGYLIALIMLISPIWIIADFTMRSNTLFNFYQKVETYLKRPKYAVPLILLIVINWVWNILKGL; encoded by the coding sequence ATTTCATTGACAAATGGCGACTTCATTGGAGCATTTACTTTAAATCCATTTGGCTATTTAATTGCTTTAATCATGCTAATTAGCCCAATTTGGATTATTGCGGACTTTACAATGAGAAGCAACACATTATTTAATTTCTATCAAAAAGTAGAAACTTACCTTAAAAGACCAAAGTATGCAGTTCCTTTAATCTTACTTATTGTTATCAATTGGGTTTGGAATATCTTAAAAGGATTATGA
- a CDS encoding DUF4870 domain-containing protein, producing the protein MIHIKKFSYKPGEHEAETASSSYLMSLIAIIVGLPLPIVNLIATLIFYLGNRKSTYFVRWHCTQALLSQLSMLFINSYGFWWTISIIFTEETITSKYIAYIIAVIIFNLTEFIATIYIAIQTRKGIHVEWWFYGSLTNLICKSKS; encoded by the coding sequence ATGATACACATAAAAAAATTCAGCTATAAACCTGGGGAACATGAAGCAGAGACAGCTTCAAGTAGTTATTTGATGTCTTTAATTGCAATTATAGTCGGACTTCCTTTACCAATTGTAAATCTGATAGCCACACTGATATTTTATTTAGGCAATCGAAAATCTACATATTTTGTTCGTTGGCATTGCACACAGGCTTTATTATCGCAATTATCAATGCTTTTCATAAATAGCTATGGATTCTGGTGGACTATTTCAATAATCTTCACAGAAGAAACGATTACAAGTAAGTATATTGCCTACATAATTGCAGTAATAATTTTCAATTTAACTGAATTTATTGCAACAATATATATAGCCATTCAAACACGAAAAGGAATTCATGTAGAGTGGTGGTTTTATGGTTCATTGACAAACTTAATTTGCAAATCTAAATCATGA
- a CDS encoding M48 family metallopeptidase, with amino-acid sequence MKKTIIQGIITVILFLGTWFALTQIDWVKVFKVQQVTDKTEQKLGELFWEVFKKTEKESQNPLVINSVDSIVTLICKTNKIDREKIKIHILKKDDINAFALPNGHLIVYSGLILNSDNQEELTGVICHEIAHIELNHVMKKLVKEIGLSVLISMTTGNGGGEVIKETAKMLSSSAFDRSLEKEADIKAVDYLIKAKVNPEPFANFLYKLSDKEHEATKYLTWISTHPDSKERAEYIIEYSKVKLTKYKPILSNKTWNSLKEELME; translated from the coding sequence ATGAAAAAGACCATTATTCAAGGTATAATAACAGTTATTCTTTTTTTGGGAACATGGTTTGCCTTAACACAAATTGATTGGGTAAAGGTTTTTAAAGTTCAGCAAGTTACAGACAAAACAGAACAAAAATTGGGCGAACTTTTTTGGGAGGTTTTTAAAAAGACCGAAAAGGAAAGCCAAAATCCTCTTGTAATAAATTCAGTTGATAGCATTGTAACACTTATTTGTAAGACAAATAAAATTGACAGAGAAAAAATTAAAATTCATATTCTCAAAAAAGATGACATCAATGCTTTTGCATTGCCAAATGGACACCTAATAGTTTATAGTGGGCTTATTTTAAATTCCGATAATCAAGAAGAATTGACTGGTGTTATTTGCCATGAAATTGCACACATTGAACTTAATCATGTGATGAAAAAACTTGTCAAAGAAATCGGTCTTTCAGTGTTAATATCAATGACAACAGGCAATGGCGGAGGAGAAGTTATAAAGGAAACGGCAAAAATGCTTTCTTCATCAGCATTTGACAGAAGTTTAGAGAAAGAAGCAGACATAAAAGCAGTTGATTATCTGATAAAAGCAAAGGTAAATCCAGAACCATTTGCAAACTTTCTTTACAAACTATCCGACAAGGAGCATGAAGCAACAAAATATTTGACATGGATTAGCACACATCCTGACTCAAAAGAACGAGCTGAATACATTATTGAGTATAGCAAAGTTAAATTGACTAAATATAAACCAATTCTATCTAACAAGACCTGGAACAGTCTGAAAGAAGAGTTGATGGAATGA
- a CDS encoding FixH family protein yields the protein MKSIKSMMLIPMMLFLGASILFTSCKKETKDDQPKKQNNEVEGLKLTATIENDNHKINLYTLAGKIQTGYNEIYFQIKNADGSLVNNATATWIPMMHMTGMSHSCPASEIVKKVGAENTYVGNIVFQMASNDMEYWELTLNYAINGKDYTATGKITVEAAPKQVVKSFKGSDSSQYVIAMVEPSQPKIGVNDMKVVLYKKKSMNEFQRVEGFKIKIDPRMPDMGNHSSPNNIDLVEDCCSGIYVGKVNFTMTGYWTINLIVEDGSDTVIKGEKIEGDVKSSSLFFEVEF from the coding sequence ATGAAATCAATCAAATCAATGATGCTAATTCCCATGATGTTATTCTTAGGAGCATCAATATTATTTACCTCATGTAAGAAAGAAACCAAAGATGACCAACCCAAAAAACAAAACAACGAGGTCGAAGGTCTCAAACTAACAGCTACCATCGAGAATGACAATCATAAAATCAATCTCTATACACTTGCAGGAAAAATACAAACCGGATACAACGAAATATATTTTCAAATCAAAAATGCAGACGGGAGCCTTGTCAACAACGCAACAGCAACATGGATTCCCATGATGCACATGACAGGTATGTCTCACAGTTGTCCTGCATCCGAAATAGTCAAAAAAGTCGGTGCAGAAAATACCTACGTGGGCAACATTGTTTTTCAGATGGCAAGCAATGACATGGAATATTGGGAACTCACTTTGAATTACGCAATCAATGGCAAAGATTATACGGCAACCGGTAAAATAACGGTTGAAGCTGCACCTAAACAAGTCGTCAAATCTTTCAAAGGCAGCGATAGCAGTCAGTATGTGATTGCAATGGTAGAACCTTCTCAACCCAAGATTGGCGTGAACGACATGAAAGTTGTATTGTACAAGAAAAAAAGTATGAACGAATTTCAACGTGTTGAAGGGTTCAAGATTAAAATCGACCCCAGAATGCCGGACATGGGAAATCATAGCTCTCCTAACAATATCGACCTTGTGGAAGATTGTTGCTCAGGAATATATGTTGGCAAGGTTAATTTCACAATGACAGGATATTGGACTATCAATCTCATTGTAGAGGACGGCTCCGATACGGTTATCAAAGGTGAAAAAATAGAAGGCGATGTTAAGAGCAGCAGTCTATTCTTTGAGGTAGAATTTTAA
- a CDS encoding TonB-dependent receptor: protein MRFILSFCIFLCTASAFAQENTEDSIQNKFLDAVQIITKKNAKDNNQKPLMGIDGYLEANKSINMIRRGAYAWEPFLNGMSSERSVITIDGMRIYGACTDKMDPVTSYVEVTNLSRASIHSGQSGSFGGSSIAGSLDLVRRKGSFGEKKLGGTVFTGFESVNYHKIGGASFAFSSPKFFSDIDFTFRDAGNYKAGGNIEVAHSQFTKYNASAIMGYSINEHQEIEASVIYDLATNIGYPALPMDVSSARAFIGSLEYIRHHLSPDIGLWKTKFYYNNVKHIMDDSERPDVPIRMDMPGWSNTMGFYSLIQGKSRKHLWKTNLNGHINNSLAEMTMYPANPNNPPMFMLTWPDVSTYYADISFEDYILFAEKIKFTLNTGFALHNNIVNSEFGLNSLKIFYPEMLTSKTRLLKRFAGSFIYEPGQWNFVAGAEYGERAPNVSEGYGFYLFNSFDKYDYIGNPLMKNEKSANVNTKISFKSQRFTSKFSAAWFYIQDYIIGLPNSNYYPMTIAANGIRVYEQIPHANIFNTSLEATWTMHKHWVWASGVSYRRGMGTQVGKLPLIQPFSYTSSLLYRSKAFDVEAKITGAAQNTAFNPNFGETPVKAYTLFDLAASKTFKWKNQDLSVKAGIENILDTYYTTFSDWNRIPRPGRNFYVNLIWAW, encoded by the coding sequence ATGAGATTTATCCTGAGTTTTTGTATTTTTTTATGTACTGCAAGCGCATTCGCACAAGAAAACACAGAAGACTCTATTCAAAATAAATTTCTTGATGCAGTACAGATAATCACTAAAAAGAACGCCAAAGACAATAATCAAAAACCTCTGATGGGGATTGACGGCTATTTAGAAGCCAACAAATCCATCAATATGATTCGCAGAGGGGCGTATGCATGGGAGCCTTTTCTGAACGGCATGAGTTCTGAGCGAAGTGTAATAACGATTGACGGCATGCGCATATACGGTGCATGCACAGACAAAATGGACCCTGTTACTTCTTATGTTGAAGTTACAAACCTGTCACGCGCTTCTATTCACAGCGGACAATCAGGTTCATTTGGAGGCTCATCCATTGCCGGGAGCCTTGACCTTGTGAGGCGCAAAGGGAGTTTTGGAGAAAAAAAATTGGGCGGAACTGTATTTACGGGCTTTGAATCTGTCAACTATCATAAAATAGGCGGTGCGAGTTTCGCATTTTCAAGTCCTAAATTTTTCTCGGATATAGACTTTACATTCAGGGATGCGGGCAATTATAAAGCCGGAGGAAACATAGAAGTTGCACATTCTCAATTTACCAAATATAACGCATCTGCCATTATGGGCTACAGTATTAATGAGCATCAAGAAATAGAAGCATCAGTCATTTACGACCTTGCAACCAATATAGGTTATCCTGCGCTGCCAATGGATGTTTCATCTGCGCGAGCATTTATTGGCTCATTGGAATATATCAGACACCATCTTTCACCCGACATTGGTTTATGGAAAACAAAGTTTTATTACAATAATGTCAAACATATAATGGATGACTCCGAGCGTCCTGATGTGCCTATCCGAATGGACATGCCAGGTTGGAGTAATACAATGGGATTCTATTCTTTGATTCAAGGGAAAAGTAGAAAACACTTATGGAAAACCAACTTAAACGGGCATATCAACAATTCACTTGCCGAAATGACTATGTATCCTGCCAATCCGAACAATCCCCCTATGTTCATGCTTACTTGGCCCGATGTCAGCACATACTATGCAGACATCTCATTTGAAGATTATATTCTATTTGCTGAAAAAATAAAATTTACGCTGAATACCGGATTTGCTCTGCATAACAACATTGTTAACAGTGAATTTGGTCTCAATAGTTTAAAGATATTCTATCCTGAAATGTTGACATCCAAAACCAGATTGCTGAAAAGATTTGCCGGTTCATTCATATATGAGCCCGGTCAATGGAACTTTGTTGCAGGTGCGGAATACGGAGAACGCGCACCCAATGTTTCTGAAGGATACGGGTTTTATTTATTTAACAGTTTTGATAAATATGACTATATCGGGAATCCATTAATGAAAAACGAGAAATCTGCTAATGTGAACACAAAAATATCATTCAAATCTCAAAGATTTACAAGCAAATTCAGTGCAGCTTGGTTCTATATTCAAGACTATATCATCGGTTTGCCTAACTCAAATTACTACCCTATGACTATTGCAGCCAACGGAATCAGGGTTTATGAGCAAATACCTCATGCAAACATATTCAACACTTCGCTGGAAGCCACTTGGACTATGCACAAGCATTGGGTTTGGGCTTCCGGTGTGAGCTATCGCAGGGGAATGGGTACACAAGTTGGCAAGCTTCCACTGATACAACCTTTTTCTTATACAAGTTCGCTCTTATACAGAAGCAAGGCTTTTGATGTAGAAGCCAAAATTACGGGTGCTGCACAAAACACCGCTTTCAATCCTAACTTTGGTGAAACTCCGGTTAAAGCCTACACACTCTTTGACTTGGCAGCTTCCAAAACATTTAAATGGAAAAATCAAGACCTAAGTGTTAAAGCCGGAATAGAAAATATTCTTGATACCTATTATACCACTTTCTCTGACTGGAATCGCATTCCACGTCCGGGAAGGAATTTTTATGTGAATTTGATTTGGGCTTGGTAA
- the lptB gene encoding LPS export ABC transporter ATP-binding protein, which produces MQLRAENLVKTYKKRTVVSNVSVEVNQGEIVGLLGPNGAGKTTTFYMVVGLVKADDGNVFLDEKNITKLPMYKRAQMGIGYLPQEASVFRKLTVEDNIKAILEMRKMSKEEQNEKLESLLNEFSLQKVRKNPGMVLSGGERRRTEIARALASEPKFILLDEPFAGVDPIAVEDIQGIVASLKTKNIGILITDHNVQETLSITDRAYLLFEGKLLKQGTAEELAHDELVRKVYLGKNFELKRKDFSGFRTNSES; this is translated from the coding sequence ATGCAATTAAGAGCAGAAAATTTAGTAAAAACCTATAAAAAGCGTACTGTTGTAAGCAATGTGTCGGTTGAGGTGAATCAAGGCGAAATAGTGGGCTTGTTAGGTCCTAACGGTGCAGGGAAAACTACTACCTTCTATATGGTTGTGGGCTTGGTTAAAGCTGATGATGGCAATGTGTTTTTAGACGAAAAGAATATTACCAAACTCCCCATGTACAAACGGGCGCAAATGGGGATAGGATATTTGCCGCAGGAAGCCTCCGTTTTTCGCAAACTTACGGTGGAAGACAATATTAAAGCCATTCTTGAAATGCGTAAGATGAGCAAGGAAGAACAGAATGAAAAACTTGAATCTTTGTTAAATGAATTTAGTTTGCAGAAAGTACGTAAAAACCCCGGAATGGTGTTGTCGGGAGGAGAAAGACGCAGAACTGAGATTGCACGTGCGCTTGCATCCGAACCCAAGTTTATTCTGTTAGACGAGCCTTTTGCCGGTGTGGACCCTATTGCGGTTGAAGATATTCAAGGAATTGTAGCTAGTTTAAAAACCAAAAATATTGGAATCCTAATCACTGACCACAACGTACAAGAAACATTGAGTATCACAGACAGAGCCTATCTGTTGTTTGAAGGAAAACTGTTGAAACAAGGAACAGCCGAAGAATTAGCCCATGATGAACTCGTGCGAAAGGTATATTTGGGGAAAAACTTTGAACTTAAACGCAAAGATTTTTCAGGTTTCAGGACAAACTCAGAATCATAA
- the recJ gene encoding single-stranded-DNA-specific exonuclease RecJ has translation MEYIWKAQDQPDRRKIEHLSNLLNIPEKIAALLVQRGIETFDQAEAFFVPKFTQLHDPFLMKDMQAAVDRIVKALHNGEKILVYGDYDVDGTTSVAMMFSFLRELWDADKIDYYIPDRYKEGYGVSRAGIDWAKANDFSLIIALDCGTRSIELIAYAKTLSIDFIVCDHHLPGDTLPNTVALLNPKQQGCTYPYKELSGCGIGFKLMQALAHQYKLDESIVLQYIDLVSVSIASDIVDMMGENRVLMYLGLEKINANPCVGIQALMQSYAIKDKYDVSDIVFGIGPRINAAGRISDAKDSVKLLIERDFHQAIKAAKVLNEHNSERKDKDTEITQEALERIQQNEACLSKRSTVLFGEQWHKGVIGIVASRLIEHYYKPTIIFSENDGMLTGSARSVKEFDIHEAIGACSEYVVQFGGHKYAAGLSVKRSDFEAFALKFEEVVQTTMPESARYPSIDYDVELNFSDINDKFMRLLDRFKPFGPGNMSPVFRTNKIIDTGGSKVLKEKHLRMVGKQDGLVLDGIGFGMADRYDFIRNRTYFDSCYSLEWNKFNDRVSVQLKIKDIKPCN, from the coding sequence ATGGAATATATTTGGAAAGCGCAAGATCAACCCGACAGACGTAAGATAGAACACCTTTCCAACTTGTTAAATATCCCTGAAAAAATTGCTGCACTACTTGTTCAGCGCGGGATTGAAACTTTTGATCAAGCCGAAGCATTTTTTGTTCCCAAGTTCACACAGTTGCACGACCCTTTTTTGATGAAAGATATGCAAGCAGCTGTGGATAGAATTGTCAAAGCTTTACACAATGGCGAAAAAATATTGGTATATGGCGACTATGATGTGGACGGAACAACCTCTGTGGCAATGATGTTCTCGTTTTTGAGAGAGCTTTGGGATGCTGACAAAATTGACTATTACATTCCTGACCGATACAAGGAAGGCTATGGCGTTTCAAGAGCCGGAATTGATTGGGCAAAAGCCAATGATTTTTCGCTCATCATTGCACTGGATTGTGGCACCAGAAGCATTGAGTTGATTGCTTATGCAAAAACCTTAAGCATTGACTTTATTGTATGCGACCACCATTTGCCGGGTGATACTCTGCCGAATACGGTGGCTCTACTCAACCCTAAACAACAAGGTTGTACCTATCCCTACAAAGAATTATCAGGTTGCGGCATCGGGTTTAAGCTTATGCAAGCCTTGGCGCACCAATATAAGTTAGATGAGTCTATAGTGTTGCAATACATTGACTTGGTGTCTGTAAGTATTGCGAGTGATATAGTTGATATGATGGGAGAGAACCGAGTGCTGATGTATCTCGGCTTGGAAAAAATCAATGCGAACCCTTGTGTAGGTATTCAAGCACTGATGCAGAGTTATGCTATCAAAGATAAATATGATGTAAGTGATATAGTATTTGGAATTGGTCCTCGTATCAATGCTGCCGGTAGGATTTCTGATGCCAAAGATTCTGTAAAATTATTAATTGAAAGAGATTTTCATCAAGCCATTAAAGCCGCCAAAGTATTGAATGAACACAATTCAGAGCGAAAAGATAAAGATACAGAGATTACTCAAGAAGCATTGGAACGGATTCAACAAAATGAAGCTTGTTTGTCCAAACGTTCAACCGTTCTCTTTGGAGAGCAATGGCACAAAGGCGTTATAGGCATAGTAGCAAGCCGGTTGATTGAACATTATTACAAACCCACTATTATTTTTAGTGAAAATGACGGCATGCTTACCGGTTCTGCTCGTTCGGTCAAGGAATTTGACATCCATGAAGCCATCGGTGCATGTAGCGAATATGTGGTGCAGTTTGGAGGACATAAATATGCTGCAGGGCTGAGTGTGAAAAGAAGTGATTTTGAAGCCTTTGCGCTCAAATTTGAAGAAGTCGTACAAACTACCATGCCCGAAAGTGCCCGCTATCCTTCAATAGATTATGATGTAGAGCTTAATTTTTCTGATATTAATGACAAATTTATGCGTCTGTTAGACAGGTTTAAACCATTTGGACCCGGCAACATGTCGCCTGTATTCAGAACAAATAAAATTATAGACACCGGTGGTTCTAAGGTGCTGAAAGAAAAACATTTAAGAATGGTGGGCAAACAAGATGGACTAGTCTTAGACGGAATAGGATTCGGAATGGCAGACCGTTATGATTTCATTCGTAACCGAACTTATTTTGACAGTTGTTATTCCTTGGAGTGGAATAAATTCAATGATAGAGTGAGTGTTCAGCTTAAAATCAAAGACATCAAACCATGCAATTAA
- the rlmN gene encoding 23S rRNA (adenine(2503)-C(2))-methyltransferase RlmN yields MESKIDIRLLSVSEIGEKLQGMDEKPFRAKQIYEWLWKFSAHSFDEMTNLSLGLRQKLKEHFVIHGLTTLTSQKSADTTIKCAFKLFDGNIVEGVLIPTATRMTACVSSQVGCSLNCKFCATGYLKRERNLDAGEIYDQVVELNRAAVHNYGIPLSNIVYMGMGEPMLNYHNVLKSVEHITSEQGLGMASKRITVSTSGVAKMIKKLGDDGVKFNLALSLHEADNAKRSAIMPINDSNPLEDLQEALRYFYEKTKNQITLEYVVINNTNDSVEDARNVVKFASKIPKVKVNLIEYNPIDNADFKASDIAKMERFAGILKDNGVLTVIRRSRGKDIDAACGQLANKAK; encoded by the coding sequence TTGGAATCTAAGATTGATATCAGATTACTCTCTGTTAGTGAGATTGGAGAGAAGCTTCAAGGCATGGATGAAAAACCGTTCAGAGCCAAGCAAATCTATGAATGGCTATGGAAATTCTCTGCTCATAGTTTTGACGAAATGACCAACTTGTCTTTGGGATTACGTCAAAAACTCAAAGAGCATTTTGTGATTCATGGGCTTACCACCCTCACTTCACAAAAGAGTGCCGATACTACCATTAAATGCGCTTTCAAATTGTTTGACGGAAATATTGTAGAAGGAGTGTTGATACCCACAGCAACCCGTATGACAGCTTGTGTTTCATCCCAAGTGGGCTGTAGCCTGAATTGTAAATTCTGTGCGACAGGCTATTTGAAACGCGAACGTAATTTAGATGCGGGGGAGATTTATGACCAAGTTGTGGAGCTCAATAGAGCCGCTGTACATAACTACGGTATTCCCTTGTCTAACATAGTCTATATGGGAATGGGGGAGCCGATGCTCAATTATCATAATGTGCTCAAAAGTGTGGAACATATTACTTCCGAACAAGGCTTGGGAATGGCTTCGAAGAGAATTACAGTTTCTACTTCGGGTGTTGCCAAAATGATTAAAAAATTGGGAGATGACGGGGTGAAATTCAATCTTGCCTTGTCGTTGCACGAAGCAGATAATGCCAAACGCTCGGCTATTATGCCCATCAACGATTCCAACCCATTAGAGGATTTACAGGAAGCCCTAAGGTATTTTTACGAAAAAACTAAAAATCAGATTACGTTGGAGTATGTAGTCATCAACAATACCAACGATTCTGTGGAAGATGCCCGCAATGTGGTCAAATTTGCAAGCAAGATTCCTAAGGTAAAGGTTAACCTGATTGAATACAATCCCATAGACAATGCTGATTTTAAGGCTTCGGATATTGCTAAAATGGAGCGTTTTGCAGGTATTTTAAAAGATAACGGGGTGCTGACTGTTATTAGACGGAGCAGAGGAAAAGACATTGATGCAGCCTGCGGACAGTTGGCAAACAAGGCTAAATAA